In Panicum virgatum strain AP13 chromosome 5K, P.virgatum_v5, whole genome shotgun sequence, the genomic window GGGCGTGAATAGCACGGGCCAGGTAAACAGGCCAGACATTCGCGTGCAGCTCAGGAGCGACAGGAACCGTAAGATCCAAAGCCCGTGTGCAGTGTGCTAGACGACGGTGGGAGGCGACAGGACATGACAGAGGCGTCCCAGTCAACACCCTAAAATTCCGGACTTGCGTGCAGCCAGCGCAATGGTGCGTGTGCCGCGGCCGGCCCGTGGCCACGAACGGTTCGGTCAGATACTCAGATGAAACAACAGAGTGGAACAGGGGGACCTCTTGAGCCAGACATTCTGAATGGGTGAGAGCAGGGACACGAGAAGCGTGCGTACAACCCAGTTTTCAGGGTCCgtattttaaattttgatgaCTTCATTGGCATCATCCAAAACCACGCTACTTCCAGAGTCTCGGCTCAAATTTTGGTCCAGACCTAGCCCATGGACCATGGTCCACCAAAACCCAAACAAATTGGGCCTGGTGATATGGGAGTTCGATTTTGCAGCAACAGCTTGGGGGAATGATTTTGCACAAAatgggcatcggagcatagAACAGCAGTCAATCTGGCCACGCTACTGGACAGAGCAGTTAGCGTCAGTAATCTGAGCAAGCAAACAAGATTTATCCCAAGCAGGCTGCTATACAAGCAAGCAAACGAAACATGACCCTACTGCATGTTAGCTTGACCAGCCACGAGTCAGCATTGGTCGAGTTCAAATCCTGGCCGAACTTAGGCCAAGGAACCACCATAACTACATGTTTGAAAAACCGCTTAGTTGATTAGTGAGTCAACAATAAGTCAATAACCTCAGATCCGCAGCGTACAGTGATCGACATCCATGCAATCTGCTGGATGTCGATCTGCCTTCTGGCTGATACCGCGCAAACATGAACGAGAGGCACCACAGGATTCAGCAGAAACGGTACCAACATGTGACTCTGCAACAGGCAAAATTGGTGGCTGGTAGATTCTAACCAATTTGGCATGCACGAGCAATACAGTAAACAGAAATTCCACCAAATTGATAAGAGCGCTCAACAAATAATCCTGGTGATGATAGTTTCCAAAACTTCACAGGTTCACTCAGAACAAGGACTGGGTTGTTCTAGAGGCCAAAACAGTTGCCAAGCTAGAAAATTTCTATCCGCAGGGACTAATGAAGCATGTAACAGAGGATTCCACAGGATCATAATTATGCAAAATCTATTTCTTCTtgtccgcaccaccaccaccggcccTGCAAACCATTAGAAAAGTTCAGCTTGTTTATGTCCATTGAGAAATTGGAAAGAATCTTGAGAATCTTCATATTTCAAATCGCAAAATTCAACAGCATTAGATAACAAAGTATAAAATAGCCAATAACATGTAAAATTCAACGGCATTCAATAACCACTacatgcaaagcaaatgtgtTTAGTCACCGCAGTAccagaaacaaaacaaaattacCACTTCACTTTGCTTTACATGAAAATATTTACTGAAAAACCATTGATGGAAACAACTGAAACAAACTATTTGTGGTCAGTCAGCTATTAGCTTGACTGCCCTGGCATGATAACGGTCTTATATATTGGTATTGCCTACTGAACGTATCATTCCTTCACTGGTATGCTACCTAAAATGTGCTAAAGAATTCATCGCAAACTCATGACACGACAGAATGAAATAGAATCACAGTATAAAATGGCAAAGAGAATGTGCCGCACCTCATCTTCCTGAGAACACTAGccatctcctctctcttcttctttgcTCTCTTGTGAGTACCAAGCTTTCTCTTGGCCACCTTAAGTGCACGCTTGTCCTTCCCAACCTTCAGAAGCTCAGTGATACGCTTCTCATAGGGGGCAAATCCAGCAACCTCCCTAATCAAGCTTCTGACGAAAGTCACCCTCTTAGTAGCTTTCTGAAATAATCCGACCAAGACAAATGCATAAGAACAGGATGCAAAACTAATAAAAACAGGACGAAGTCTTTAACAACACATATAGGAGAATAAAACAGCAGGGCCTCAAAAATTTCGTCAAAATACCATCAACTGAAGCAGTAAGGTGCATTTAGCGAGATGTTTTTAGACACAAAACCAAACTGAGATTTAGCTTTTTTTTTATGTCTCGCCGATAGATATCTGCTGCCAGGACTAGCAATTTGAAGTAATATAGTCCCCCAGATTGCCAAAGGTGAGATGAGACATGACAATCAATATAAATGGTGGGTTTGCTTGTTACTGTACAACAATGCTGGACTGCTGGTATCTTTTCCACAGGTCTAGAAATGTTTCAAACCATTGCTTTATCATGACCCATAACGTTACCGCTAAGGTTTGCTTCCGATTCATGTGTCAAATACAATGAACTGAAAAGATGCATTTAGTGAGAAGTTTTAGAAACAAAATCAAATTGTGATTAAGCTTCCACGTTATCTCTCACCAATTAATATCTGCCTCCAGGACTAGCAACATGGAGTATTGAAACCTCCAGATTGCCAAAGGTGAGATGAGGCACGAGGATCAACAAACACAAACAGCAAAACTGTTTTCAAAAAGGAGGATTACTTGTAACAGTACGGAAATCTGGTATCTTCTCATTGACCCATTTGACCTAACGATTGATCACACAATACACACTCACTTAACACCTCGAAATATAAGCAATGATGTTAGACCTACAGTTAGTTCGCTCCAAACGAGGAAAACCAAGTAAACCGCTAGGGTACTTACTCGAGCAAATCAAACATAAAACCCCACTATAAGAACGGGTAATTCAACACAGATCTAAACAAGACGCTCAGCGCATCTTCGTTACAGGTAATGTTAGCTTCTTAGGTTGGATCAAACCCGCACTTGAAATCACAAAGCGAAAGTAGTGAGAGATCGGAAGTTTGGGAGCT contains:
- the LOC120708613 gene encoding 60S ribosomal protein L36-3-like yields the protein MAPTPAKSGLFVGINKGHIVTKRELPLRPSDRKGKATKRVTFVRSLIREVAGFAPYEKRITELLKVGKDKRALKVAKRKLGTHKRAKKKREEMASVLRKMRAGGGGADKKK